From a single Apium graveolens cultivar Ventura chromosome 2, ASM990537v1, whole genome shotgun sequence genomic region:
- the LOC141700692 gene encoding chaperone protein dnaJ 11, chloroplastic-like codes for MLGTLASPSSQFLHFSGESRLSDAGISTSDSSISLPRRSNRCTAALNAVADPEPLVSVSNRPLSLYDVLGVNKNASPVEIKSAYRSLAKLYHPDSSDSSDSGDFIEIHKAYSTLSDPSARALYDLSQRARDRRPFRYAAVSSSEKGYYTPRRWETDQCW; via the coding sequence ATGCTCGGAACCCTAGCTTCTCCGTCATCTCAATTCCTCCATTTCTCCGGTGAATCTCGCCTCTCCGACGCCGGAATATCCACCTCCGACTCTTCAATTTCACTTCCGCGCCGGAGTAATCGCTGCACGGCGGCGCTCAACGCCGTCGCCGATCCTGAACCTTTGGTATCGGTGAGTAATAGGCCGTTAAGTCTCTATGATGTTCTCGGAGTGAATAAAAATGCGTCGCCGGTGGAGATTAAGTCGGCGTATAGGAGCTTAGCGAAGCTTTATCATCCGGATTCTTCAGATTCATCGGACAGTGGAGATTTTATTGAGATACATAAAGCTTATTCGACGCTCTCTGATCCGTCAGCGAGAGCGCTTTACGATCTCTCGCAGCGGGCCAGAGATCGGCGGCCGTTTCGGTACGCGGCGGTGAGTAGTAGTGAGAAAGGATACTATACGCCTAGACGATGGGAAACGGACCAGTGCTGGTAG